Proteins encoded together in one Chitinophaga sp. LS1 window:
- a CDS encoding LytR/AlgR family response regulator transcription factor codes for MIKAVIIDDEPLAREIVKEYLGTFTQIQILQECNDGFEGLKAIQQHQPDIIFLDVQMPKINGFEMLELVEELPAVIFTTAFEEHAIRAFEVNATDYLLKPFSKERFDKALQKWLEKRQETVPVPLQADALLETAAASPLQSNRVVVKINGKIKIIPVQDIHYLEAADDYVKVVTQEGAFLKNKTMAFFEKTLDMQQFARVHRSYILNVNQVTRIEPYEKENHLAMLKSGAKVPVSKTGYPKLKLALGL; via the coding sequence AGATCCAGATCCTGCAGGAATGCAATGATGGGTTTGAAGGATTAAAGGCAATACAGCAACACCAGCCGGACATCATTTTCCTGGATGTACAGATGCCAAAGATCAATGGATTTGAGATGTTGGAACTGGTAGAAGAGCTGCCTGCAGTGATCTTTACGACTGCTTTTGAAGAACATGCGATCAGGGCGTTTGAAGTGAATGCGACTGATTATTTATTAAAGCCATTCTCTAAAGAACGATTTGACAAAGCCTTGCAGAAATGGCTGGAGAAGCGACAGGAAACGGTGCCGGTGCCTTTGCAGGCAGATGCTTTATTAGAAACGGCGGCAGCGAGTCCATTGCAGAGTAACAGGGTAGTGGTGAAGATCAATGGGAAAATTAAGATAATACCCGTACAGGATATTCATTACCTCGAAGCAGCGGATGATTATGTGAAGGTAGTGACACAGGAAGGTGCGTTTTTGAAAAATAAAACAATGGCATTCTTTGAGAAGACTTTAGATATGCAGCAGTTTGCGAGAGTGCATCGTTCTTATATTCTGAATGTAAATCAGGTGACGAGGATAGAGCCTTATGAAAAGGAAAATCACCTGGCGATGTTGAAGAGTGGGGCGAAGGTGCCGGTGAGTAAGACGGGGTATCCAAAACTGAAATTAGCGCTGGGGTTATAG